The Mercurialis annua linkage group LG8, ddMerAnnu1.2, whole genome shotgun sequence genome window below encodes:
- the LOC126661659 gene encoding uncharacterized protein LOC126661659, whose product MFRASEQELWEGNPGGHSQLSAVARLMNLKVEFHFSKRLYDELYKFLSEKGCMLFRNDDVGLTSCKVYGHPRFKKQGRGSNKRKTNIPYTKMHYFPLTPRLQRLYASHATTNHMRWHGEHEWEEDGIMRHCSDSLAWKHFNEEDLLFASEVRNVRATIFFLASDSDIVQFTTRHVHERRIHVLDGDHSGPKNPKDKLEVGANTYDISTKQNFQMRAAFIWTVSYFPAYSMLSGWSTAGKLACPHCMDDSDAFSLTTGRKTSWFDNHRKFLPPDHSFRRNKKWFRNGKVVLGINPDMLSSSEILDQIEYLGLKKSNRVMNVSGKTKDNTKSREDLKEFCCRPELHKDENSGKYPKASSTLYKKGKEELCNWRLIPIVFRELLPANVWQVLTELSLFFKSLTSTVIRREEMIRLEQEIPIILCKLERIFPPSFFDSMEHLPIHLPHEARIAGPVQYRWMYPFERYLRRLKNNVANKSQVEGSITNAYLVEETASFFAHYFKPAIHTRHKRVSHNDDGGVDIIYEDELRFSNPNISSIEVELKLENDFAKWFEKYAHKELSNITNPIMQDFAKVPLHKAKCYSGYYVNGYKFHTEEHGSSRLTMNSGVCIRGSNSSTDEFDYYGKLVETLELDYPASPIKKIVLFKCSWFDPTPRLGTRVHPQLKLVDVNCRRVFNKYEPFIMAFQEEQVHYLRYPTSMRSDWLAVCKIKPRFVVEIPDRSNISVSPTVLAYQEDSIEHHEVHSQVDKQTLTMTTMMGKRRRTRMRRRRRMINNINSDLRMVKASSLSPNLQGFYVRLKKHLKQLAIDSHSKNLAFGGI is encoded by the exons ATGTTTAGGGCATCTGAACAAGAGTTGTGGGAGGGAAATCCAGGAGGACATTCTCAGTTATCTGCTGTTGCTAGACTTATGAATTTGAAAGTagaatttcatttttcaaaaagGTTATATGATGAACTTTATAAGTTTTTATCAGAG AAAGGATGTATGTTATTTAGAAATGATGATGTTGGCCTTACTAGCTGTAAGGTTTATGGTCATCCTCGATTTAAGAAGCAAGGACGTGGTTCCAATAAGCGGAAAACAAATATACCTTATACTAAGATGCATTATTTTCCGCTAACACCACGTCTACAAAGGCTGTATGCTTCACATGCAACAACAAATCATATGAGGTGGCATGGTGAACATGAATGGGAAGAAGATGGTATAATGCGGCATTGTTCGGATTCTCTTGCTTGGAAGCATTTTAATGAGGAAGATCTGTTATTTGCTTCTGAAGTTCGAAATGTTAG GGCGACAATATTCTTCTTGGCCAGTGATAGTGACATCGTACAATTTACCACCCGGCATGTGCACGAAAGACGAATACATGTTCTTGATGGCGATCATTCCGGTCCAAAAAATCCAAAGGACAAGTTGGAG GTTGGCGCCAACACGTACGATATATCAACCAAGCAAAATTTTCAAATGCGAGCTGCCTTTATATGGACGGTTAGTTATTTTCCAGCTTACTCAATGTTATCCGGGTGGAGTACAGCTGGAAAGTTAGCTTGTCCTCATTGCATGGATGATTCAGATGCTTTCTCATTGACTACAGGTCGCAAGACATCGTGGTTTGACAATCATCGAAAATTTCTACCGCCAGATCATTCATTTAGAAGAAACAAGAAGTGGTTTAGAAATGGTAAGGTAGTACTCGGAATTAATCCTGATATGTTATCTAGCTCAGAAATACTTGATCAAATAGAGTATCTTGGCCTAAAAAAAAGCAACAGAG tgATGAATGTATCGGGAAAAACAAAGGATAATACAAAATCTAGAGAAGACTTGAAGGAGTTTTGTTGTCGTCCAGAGCTGCACAAAGATGAAAATTCTGGAAAATATCCAAAGGCTTCTTCCACACTTTACAAAAAAGGGAAGGAGGAATTGTGTAATTGG AGGCTAATTCCAATTGTTTTTCGTGAATTGTTGCCTGCCAATGTATGGCAAGTATTGACAGAACTGAGCCTTTTCTTTAAAAGTCTAACATCTACTGTCATTAGAAGGGAAGAAATGATACGTTTAGAGCAAGAGATTCCAATAATCTTGTGTAAGCTTGAGCGTATCTTTCCTCCAAGCTTCTTCGACTCGATGGAGCATCTTCCTATTCATTTGCCGCACGAAGCACGAATAGCTGGCCCAGTCCAATATCGATGGATGTACCCTTTTGAGAG GTATCTTCGTAGGCTGAAAAATAATGTGGCTAATAAATCTCAAGTCGAAGGTTCGATTACTAATGCGTATTTGGTTGAAGAAACTGCTTCGTTTTTTGCACACTATTTCAAGCCTGCTATTCATACAAGGCATAAGAGAGTGTCACATAATGATGATGGTGGAGTTGATAT TATATATGAAGATGAATTGAGATTCAGTAACCCAAATATATCCAGCATTGAGGTTGAGTTGAAACTGGAAAATGATTTTGCAAAATGGTTTGAGAAATAT GCACATAAGGAGttatcaaacattacaaacccAATTATGCAAGACTTCGCGAAAGTCCCGTTGCATAAGGCGAAATGCTACTCCGGATACTATGTCAATGGATATAAATTTCATACGGAAGAACATGGTTCAAGCAGATTAACCATGAACAGTGGAGTATGCATTAGGGGATCAAATAGTAGCACCGATGAATTTGACTATTATGGTAAATTGGTTGAGACGTTAGAGTTGGATTATCCGGCTTCACCGATAAAAAAGATCGTCCTTTTTAAGTGCTCTTGGTTTGATCCGACTCCAAGACTAGGAACAAGAGTACATCCACAACTTAAACTAGTCGATGTTAATTGTCGTAGGGTTTTCAATAAATATGAGCCATTCATTATGGCTTTTCAAGAAGAACAAGTACATTATCTAAGATATCCTACTTCAATGAGAAGTGACTGGCTAgctgtttgtaaaattaaaccAAGGTTCGTTGTGGAGATACCAGATAGAAGCAACATATCAGTGTCACCAACAGTGTTGGCATATCAAGAGGATTCGATTGAACATCATGAAGTGCATAGCCAAGTGGAT AAGCAGACTTTGACGATGACGACAATGATGGGGAAGAGGAGGAGGACGAGgatgaggaggaggaggaggatg attaataacattaattcaGATCTGCGGATGGTTAAAGCTTCCTCTCTCAGCCCAAATTTGCAAGGATTTTATGTCAGATTGAAGAAGCACTTGAAGCAA CTTGCCATTGATTCTCACAGCAAAAACTTGGCTTTTGGTGGT ATATGA
- the LOC126661133 gene encoding uncharacterized protein LOC126661133: MANVEAITAFHGSISRDPNAKFAAESGRYHLYVSYACPWASRCLAYLQLKGLQDAISFTPVKPIWGRTKESDKHMGWVFPASNTEEPGAEPDPFNGAKSIRALYELACPTYAGTYSVPVLWDTKQTTIVNNDSGEIIRMLNTEMNEFASHPELDLYPLSLQSKIDEVNDWVYKGINKGVYTCGFAKDQQTYDQAVKLCFEALDECEKTLEKQRYMCGDQLTEADVRLFVSLVRFDEAYAALFNCNEKQLREYPNLFNFTKEIYQIPGISSTVNMVHIKKHYYKSHPEYNPIGIIPAGPKIDFSSPHDRERK; encoded by the exons ATGGCTAATGTAGAGGCGATCACTGCATTTCATGGTAGTATTTCGCGAGATCCGAACGCAAAATTTGCAGCGGAATCAGGAAGGTATCATCTGTATGTATCATATGCCTGTCCCTGGGCTTCAAGATGTCTTGCATACTTGCAGCTTAAAGGGCTCCAAGACGCCATCAGTTTCACG CCTGTGAAACCTATTTGGGGAAGAACAAAAGAGAGTGATAAGCATATGGGATGGGTTTTCCCTGCTTCGAATACAGAGGAGCCAGGCGCTGAACCTGACCCTTTCAATGGTGCCAAGAGTATAAGAGCTCTCTACGAGCTGGCGTGTCCTACGTATGCTGGAACGTATTCGGTTCCT GTACTGTgggatacgaaacaaaccacAATTGTTAACAATGACAGTGGGGAAATCATCCGAATGCTCAACACGGAAATGAATGAATTTGCGAGTCATCCCGAGCTGGATTTATATCCTCTCTCCCTGCAGTCTAAGATTGATGAAGTTAACGACTGGGTGTATAAGGGGATCAACAAAGGTGTCTATACTTGTGGTTTTGCAAAGGACCAACAAACTTACGACCAA GCAGTGAAACTGTGCTTTGAAGCCCTTGATGAATGTGAGAAAACACTCGAAAAGCAACGCTACATGTGCGGCGACCAACTAACTGAAGCAGATGTCCGTCTGTTTGTCAGCCTTGTAAGATTTGATGAG GCTTATGCTGCTCTGTTCAATTGCAACGAAAAGCAGCTTAGGGAGTACCCAAATTTGTTCAACTTTACCAAAGAGATTTACCAAATTCCTGGGATCAGTAGCACTGTGAATATGGTACACATTAAGAAGCATTATTATAAAAGTCACCCCGAGTATAATCCGATTGGAATCATTCCGGCTGGCCCTAAGATCGACTTTTCGTCGCCCCATGATAGAGAACGCAAATAA